The Rhodococcus antarcticus DNA segment CGCCGTCCGCGAGGCCGTGCTGGCCCTGCGGCGGTGCAAGGGAATGGTCCTCGACGCCGCGGACCACGACTCGTGGAGCGCCGGGTCGTTCTTCACCAACCCCGTCGTCGGGCAGGTTCCCCCGGGGTACGAGGGGCCCTCCTACCCCGGGGCCGGCGGGGTGAAGCTCTCGGCCGGCTGGCTGATCGAGCACGCGGGGTTCCACCGCGGCCACCCCGGGCCGGACGCCACGGCGCGGCTCTCCACCCGGCACACCCTGGCGCTGACCAACCGGGGTGGCGCGAGCACCGCCGCGCTGCTCAGCCTGGCCCGCGAGGTCCGCGACGGGGTGGACGCCGTGTTCGGCGTGCGCCTGGAGCCCGAGCCGGTGCTGGTGGGCTGCGCGCTCTGAGCGCGGCGTTGCCGACCCGTGACGCGCAGGCCCGGTCCGCGCGCAGCACCGCACGCGACGAGCGACCTGACCACCCACTTCACGGTCGGCCGCAGGCAGGTGGTGACCGCCGACGTGCCCAGCCCACCGCACGCAGGTGGCGCTCTCCGCGCTCGGCTGGGCCCGCTCAGACGCGGTGCGCGCGCATCGCGGACGCCTGGGCGCGGGGCTTGAGCACGATGGTGTCCAGGTCCACGTGGGACGGCCGGCTGGCCACGAACCCGACCACCTCGGCCACGTCGTTGGCGGTGAGCGGGGTGATGCCCTCGTAGACCGTGGCGGCCCGCTCGGCGTCCCCGTGGAAGCGCACGAGCGAGAAGTCGGTCTCCACCATCCCGGGCAGGATCTCGGTGATCCGCACGGGCTGGCCGAGGAGCTCGCCGCGCAGCGTGCGGTGCAGGGCGGACTGGGCGTGCTTGGCCGCGGTGTACCCGGACCCGTTGTCGTAGGTCTCGACGGCCGCGATCGACGTGATCGTGACGATGAGCCCGTCGCCGGAGGCCACCAGCCTGGGGATGAGCGCCTTGGTCACCCGCAGCGTGCCGAGAACGTTCGTCTCCCACATCCACCGCCAGTCGTCCAGGTCCGCCTCCGCCACCGTCGCGAGCCCCTTCGCCCCGCCCGCGTTGTTGACGAGCACGGACACGTCCCCGAGCGCGGCGGCGAACGCGGCCACCGAGGCGTCGGAGGTCACGTCGAGCTCGAGCGCGGTGCCGTCGATCTCGGCGGCCAGGGCCTGCAGCCGGTCGAGTCGACGGGCGGCGACCACCACGTGGAACCCACCGGCGGCGAGCACCCTGGCGGTGGCCTCGCCGATGCCGGAGCTGGCTCCGGTGACGACGGCGGTGGGGCGGTGCGCAACAGCAGTCATGTCGACAACCCTAGGGTCGGGGCGTGGACACCGTGAGCCGGGACGGCACCCTGATCTCCTACCTCGAGCGCGGCCGTGCGGGCGCACCCCCGCTCGTGCTGCTGCACGGGTGGGCGCAGAGCGCGGACTGCTGGGGCGAGGAGGTGCTCGACGGGCTCTCGGCCGGCCACCACGTGCTCGCCCCGGACCTGCGGGGACACGGCCGCTCCGGTGCACCCGCGGGTGGCTACGACGACCCGACCGCCTGGGCGGCGGACCTCGACGCCGTGCTCGCGGCCGCTGGCGTGCGGGAGCCCCCCGTGCTGGTCGGCTGGTCCTACGGCGGGCTGGTGGCCTGCGACTGGCTGCGGTCCGGGGGCGGCGGCGCGGGGGGCGTGGCCGCGGGCCTCGTGCTCGTCGGTGCGGTGACCGGCCTCGGCCGGGGCCGGGCCGGCGGACGGGTGGGCGCGGCCATGCGCGCGGCCGTGCCGGACGGGCTCTCCGAGGACCCCGCGCTCGCCGTGCCCGCGCTGGCCGGCTTCGCCGGCGCGCTCACCACGGACGGCCCCCGGGTGCAGGCACTGCTCGGCGCCAGCCTGGCCACCCCGCCGCGGGTGCGTGCGGCCCTGTTCGCCCGCACCTGCGACAGCGACGACGTCCTGGCGGGCTTCGGCGGCCCGTCGGTGGTGCTGCACGGGACCGCGGACGCCGTGGTGGACGTCAGCGCGGGTCGGCACGCGGCGGACCTGCTGCCGGCGGTGCGCACCTCGTGGTGGGAGGGGTCCGGGCACGCCCCGTTCGTCGAGGACCCCCAGCGGTTCGTGGCCGAGGTGCTGGCCGTCCGGGCCTCGTGACGCGGCCGCCGGACCCAGCGGGCAGGATGGTCGGGTGATCCCGACGAGCACCACCCGTGCAGGACGTCCGCGCCGGGTCGCCGTCCTCTCGGTGCACACCTCTCCGCTGGAGCAGCCCGGCACCGGCGACGCGGGTGGCATGAACGTGTACGTGCTGCAGACCGCCCTACGGATCGCCCAGCGTGGCACCGAGGTCGAGATCTTCACCCGGGCCACCTCCTCCGCGGCCCCGCCCGTGGTGCAGGCCGCGCCGGGGGTGCTCGTGCGCAACGTCGTCGCGGGACCGTTCGAGGGGCTCGACAAGAACGAGCTGCCCGCCCAGCTGTGCGCCTTCACCGCGGGCGTGCTCCGCGCCGAGGCGCGCCAGGAGCAGGGCTACTACGACCTCGTGCACTCCCACTACTGGCTCTCCGGCCAGGTCGGCTGGCTCGCGCGCGACCGCTGGAGGGTGCCGCTGGTGCACACCGCGCACACCCTCGCCCGGGTGAAGAACGCGGCGCTGGCCGAGGGCGATCCCCCCGAGCCCAAGGTCCGCGAGATCGGCGAGCAGCAGGTGGTGGACGAGGCCGACCGGCTCGTCGCGAACACCCCGGCCGAGGCCGAGCAGCTCGTCCGGCTGTACGGGGCCGAGGGGTCCCGGGTGGACACCATCGCCCCCGGCGTCGACCTCGACCGCTTCCGCCCCGGCGACCGGGCCGCCTCCCGCGCACGTCTGGGGATCGCCCCCGACGAGACCGTGCTGACCTTCGTCGGCCGCATCCAGCCGCTGAAGGCCCCGGACGTGCTGCTCCGCGCGGCCGCCGAGCTCCGTGCGCGCACCCCCGGCCACCGGCTGCGGGTGCTGGTGGTCGGTGGTCCCTCGGGAAGCGGGCTGGGGCAGCCGGCGGCACTCGTCGGGCTCGCCCAGAGCCTGGGCATCACCGACGTCGTCACGTTCCTGCCGCCCCAGCCGCCGGCCGAGCTGGTGCACGTCTACCGCGCATCCGACGTGGTCGCGGTGCCAAGCCACTCGGAGTCCTTCGGGCTGGTCGCGCTCGAGGCCCAGGCCTGCGGCACGCCCGTGGTCGCCGCCGACGTGGGGGGGCTCGGGGTGGCCGTCGCCGACGGGGTGACCGGCCTGCTCGTGGGCTCCCACCGCACCGCTGACTGGGCCGACGCCCTGGCCCGGCTGACCGACGCCCCGGTGCTGCGCGAGCGCCTCGCGGCGGCCGCGCCCGGCCACGCCGCGGGCTTCTCCTGGGACCGCACCGCCGATGCCCTGCTGGAGACCTACGCCAGGGCCACGATGCCCGTCCGGTCCCCGGCACCGGTCCGCCCGCGCAGCCTGCGCCAGCTCCGCCGCACCCCGGGCGCCCAGCCCGGTGCGCAGCAGCCGGGTGACCGGCCCGCCGGCGCCCCGCAGAGCGCCGCGCACGCATGAGCCGGCCCGGGGTCACCGCGCTGGCCGCGACCATCGAGACCACCCTCACCGTCCGGGAGCTGGAGTTCACCCGTCCGCGGCCCGAGCTGTTCGTGGTGACGCTGCCCGGCGAGGCCAAGCTCACCACCACGTGCATGCTCACCCTCGGTGCGCACGGGTTGCGGGTGGAGGCGTTCGTGTGCCGCCAGCCGGACGAGAACCACGTCGGTCTCTACGCGTTCCTGCTGCGCCGCAACCGCAAGCTGTTCGGGGTGAGCTACACCATCGACCGCTCCGGGGACGTCTACCTCGTCGGCCGCATCGCGCTGGAGAGCGTGACCGAGGCTGAGCTCGACCGCGTCCTCGGGCAGGTGCTGGAGGCCGCGGACGGGGACTTCAACACGATGCTCGAGCTGGGCTTCGCGACGTCGATCCGGCGCGAGTGGGCGTGGCGGAGCAAGCGCGGCGAGTCGCTGCGCAACCTGGCGGCGTTCGCGCACCTGGTCGAGGCCGACCGTGCCGGTGGAGGGCCTACCGATCAGTAGTGTGACAGGTGACACCGCCTGTCCGCCTGAAGGAGTCCGATGAGCTTCGCCAGCCCGTTCCCCGACGTCGAGATCCCCGACACGAGCCTGTTCGACTTCCTGTTCGGGGACGTCGCCACCGACCCGGAGCTGGCCGCCAAGGTCGCCCTGGTGGACGGGCCGTCCGGGGCCGAGACCACCTACGGCCAGCTGGTGGGCCAGATCGAGGCCCTGGCCGGGGCGCTCGCGGCCACCGGGTTCGGCAAGGGCGACGTCGCCGGGCTGCTCTCGCCCAACGTGCCGGCGTTCGCCACCGTCTTCCACGGCATCGTCCGCTCCGGCGGCGCGGCGACGACGATCAACGCGCTGTACACCGCCCGGGAGATCGCCGGCCAGCTCACCGACTCGAAGGCCTCGTGGCTGTTCACCATCTCGCCGTTCCTGCCCCAGGCCGACGAGGCTGCGGCGATGGTCGGCATCCCGCCCGAGCGCGTGGTGACCCTGGACGCAGTGGAGGCCGCACGAGCCTGGCCGAGCTGCTCACGCAGGGCCACCCGGCACCCGAGGTCTCCACGAGCTCCGCCACCGACCTCGCGGTGCTGCCGTACTCCTCGGGGACCACGGGCCGGGCCAAGGGCGTCATGCTCACCCACCGCAACCTCATCGCCAACGTCGCGCAGGGTGCCCCGCTCATCACCCTCACCGGGGCGAGCAAGGTCCTCGCCGTGCTGCCGTTCTTCCACATCTACGGCATGAGCGTGCTCATGAACTCCGGGCTGTGGCGTCGGTCGACCATCGTCACCATGCCGCGCTTCGACCTGGTGGAGTTCCTGTCCATCGTGGCCGCGCAGCAGATCACCCACGTCTACATCGCCCCGCCCATCGCGGTCGCGCTGGCGAAGCACCCGGTGGTCGCCGAGCACGACACCTCGTCGCTGCAGATGGTGTTCTCCGGCGCGGCCCCGCTGGACGCCGAGCTCGGCCGGAAGGTCGCCGAGCGGCTCGGCTGCACCGTGCGGCAGGGCTACGGCATGAGCGAGATGAGCCCGGTCAGCCACGCCATCCCGGCCGACCGCGACGACGTCCCGCTGGGCACCGTGGGCCTCACGCTGCCCAACATGGAGTGCAAGATCGTCGACCCGGCCACCGGCGAGGAGGTGGAGTATCCCAGCGAGGGCACCTCCGCCCCGGGCGAGCTGTGGTGCAAGGGCCCCAACATCATGCTCGGCTACCTCGAGAACCCCGAGGCCACCGCGACCACCCTGGACGACGAGGGCTACCTGCACACCGGCGACGTCGCCACGGTCTCCGCCGAGGGGTACGTCAGCATCGTCGACCGGGTCAAGGAGCTCATCAAGTACAAGGGCTACCAGGTGCCGCCGGCCGAGCTCGAGGCGCTGCTGCTCACGCACGAGAAGATCGCCGACGCCGCCTGCATCGGGGTGAACGACGCCGACGGCGAGGAGGTGCCCAAGGCGTTCGTCGTGCTGCAGCCCGGCACGGAGCTGAGCGAGCAGGAGGTGATCGACTTCGTCGCCGCCAACGTCGCCCCGCACAAGAAGGTCCGCGTGGTGGAGTTCCTGGAGCTCATCCCCAAGAGCGCGGCGGGCAAGATCCTGCGCAAGGACCTCCGGGCGCGGGAGAAGGCCACCGCCTGAGCCCTGTCGCCCCCAGGGGTGGCGGGGGTCGGAGGGCAGCGCCGAGGTGTTGTCCGATTTACCGCCCGAGGGCCAGGATGGTCTCGACGGGAGGTTCGGCGTTGCGCGGACGAGGTGCTCGGCGGGCGTCGGTCGGGCTCGCGCTCGTGCTGGCCGCGGGGTGCGGCGCGCCCGCCGGGCCATCAGTGCCGCCCCCCGTCGCCGGTACCGCGGCGGACGTGCCGTCGCCGAGCCCGGGGTCGTCCACGGCCCCCACCACGACGGTCCTCCGTGCCCCGTCCGCCCCGCGGAGCACCCCGGCGTTCGTGGCCGACACCGCGGAGCAGGTGGGGGAGGCGTCCGGCAGCTCCGCGCTGGTCACCTCCGTCCGGGTGGTGCCCCAGCCCGGCTACGACGAGGTGGTCCTGGAGCTCTCCGGCGACCCGGGCGCCGTCCCCGGCTTCCGGGTGGGCTACGTCGACACCCCGGTCGGAGACCCCAGTGGGCGCCCGGTGGCCGTCGAGGGTTCCGCCTACCTGCAGGTGCTGGTCTCCGGCGTGCTGGGGGTGGACGACGCGAGCGCGGACGTCAGCCCGTCCGGCCCGCTGCCCGTCTCGGGCGAGGTGGTCACCCAGGTGGTGGCGGGAGCGTCGTTCGAAGGGCTGCACCAGTTCTTCGTCGGGCTCGACGCGCAGCGATCCTTCCGGGTGCGCGCCTCGGCCGACCCCGGACGGGTCGTGGTGCAGATCCTCACCCCCTGAGCCCACCTGCCAGGATGTGGACCATGAGCACCGGAACCCTCGTCCTGCTCCGCCACGGCGAGAGCGAGTGGAACGCCCTGAACCTGTTCACCGGCTGGGTGGACGTCGCGCTCACCGAGAAGGGCGTGGGTGAGGCCATCCGGGGTGGGGAGCTGCTCCGCGAGCACGACCTGCTCCCCGACGTGCTGCACACCTCGCTGCTGCGGCGGGCCATCTCCACCGCGCACCTCGCCCTCGACGCCGCCGACCGGCTGTGGATCCCGGTGCGCCGGGACTGGCGGCTCAACGAGCGGCACTACGGAGCGCTGCAGGGCAAGGACAAGAAGCAGACCCTGGCCGAGTTCGGCGAGGAGCAGTTCATGCTCTGGCGCCGCAGCTACGACACCCCGCCCCCGGCCATCGAGCGCGGCAGCGAGTTCAGCCAGGACGCCGACCCCCGCTACGCCCACCTCGAGGACGGCCCGGACGGCGGACCGCTCACCGAGTGCCTCGCCGACGTCGTCGCCCGGCTGCTGCCGTACTGGGAGTCGGCCGTCGTGCCGGACCTGCGGGCGGGTCGGACCGTGCTGGTCACCGCGCACGGCAACTCCCTGCGGGCCCTGGTCAAGCACCTCGACGGCGTCTCCGACGAGGCGATCGCCGGGCTCAACATCCCCACCGGCATCCCGCTGCGGTACGACCTCGACGACGACCTCCGTCCGGTGACCGCGGGGGGCACGTACCTCGACCCGTCCGCGGCTGCCGCCGCCGCGGACGCGGTGGCCCACCAGGGCCGCTGACGGGTGCGCCGGTGGGCTCCGCTGAACGCCGGGTGAACACCCGCGCAACACCACGCGGCGGGTCTGTGACCTGCACCCGCGGGGGTCCACGCTGCTCGGGTGCACCCCCGGCCGGCCGTACGATCCGCTTGTGACCGTCGTGGGTTCGGTGCTGCTCGCGATCGCCGCCACGGCGCTCGGGGTGGTGATCGGTCTGGTCGTCTTACCCTCGCTCCGGGCCCGCCGGGCGGAGGCCGTGCGCGCTCGCACGGGCCTGACGGTGTCCGAGGTGCTGGACCGAGTGGTCGAGTCCTCGGAGAACGGGATCGCCGTGGTCGACCGCTTCGGTGACGTGGTGCTCTGCAACCCGCGTGCCGAGGAGCTCGGGGTGGTCCACGAGCGTCGGATGGACGCACGGGCGTGGACCGCGGTGCAGCGTGTGTTCGCCACCAGGGAACCTGTGGAGGTCGTGCTGGGCGCGGACGCGCGGCCCGGGCGTGCCCCCATGGCGGTGATCGGTCTGGCGCGACCGCTGGGTTCCGACGACGACCGGTTCGTCGTCGTGGAGGCCGCGGACGAGTCCGAGCGGGTGCGCCTCGATGCGACCCGGCGCGACTTCGTGGCCAACGTCAGCCACGAGCTCAAGACCCCGGTCGGCGCCATGGCTCTGCTCGCGGAGGCGCTGCTCGAGTCCCCCGAGGACCCGGAGGTGGTGCGCCACTTCGCCTCCCGCATCCTGCACGAGTCGACCCGGCTGGGCTCCCTGGTGACCGAGCTCATCGCGCTGTCCCGGCTGCAGGGGGCGGAGGCGCTGCCCCAGCTCGACGTGGTGGACGTCGACGACGTGGTCGCGGAGGCCTTGCGCCGATCGGACCTCAGCGCCGAGGCGGCGGGAATCGCCGTCACGGTCGACCGCCCGAGCGGGCTCGAGGTGAAGGGCGACCGGACACTGCTCGTGACCGCCCTGTCCAACCTCGTGGAGAACGCCATCGCCTACTCCCCGGCCGGCTCGCCGGTGTCGGTGAGCCGTGCCCTGCGCACCGACCACGTCGAGGTCAGCGTGACCGACCGCGGCATCGGCATCCCGCTGGAGCACCAGGAGCGCGTGTTCGAGCGGTTCTTCCGGGTGGACCCCGCCCGGTCCCGGGTCACCGGCGGAACCGGCCTCGGGCTGGCCATCGTCAAGCACGTGGCGGCCAACCACGACGGGGGCGTGCGGCTCTGGAGCAGGCCGGGGACGGGTTCCACCTTCACCCTCCGCGTCCCGGTGCACACCGAGGACGTCGACGACGAGGCCCCCCCGCCGCGGCTGGTGTCCACCGACGGCTCGACCAACAGATCCAGGAACGGAGAACCACGGTGACCAGGGTGCTGATCGTCGAGGACGAGGAGTCGCTGGCCGACCCGCTGGCCTTCCTGCTGCGCAAGGAGGGCTTCGAGACCGCTGTCGCCACCGACGGGCCGGCGGCGCTGGCCGAGTACGACCGTGGCGGCGCCGACATCGTCCTGCTGGACCTCATGCTCCCCGGGATGAGCGGCACGGACGTCTGCAAGCAGCTCCGGCTGCGCTCCGGGGTCCCGGTGATCATGGTGACCGCGCGGGACAGCGAGATCGACAAGGTGGTCGGTCTCGAGCTCGGTGCGGACGACTACGTGACCAAGCCCTACTCCAGCCGGGAGCTCATCGCGCGGATCCGCGCGGTGCTGCGGCGCGGGGTGGAGAGCGAGGACGGCCCCGACCTGGACCCGGGCGTCCTCGAGGCCGGACCCGTGCGGATGGACGTGGAGCGCCACGTCGTCGTGGTCAGCGGCCAGACGATCACGTTGCCGCTCAAGGAGTTCGACCTGCTGGAGTACCTGCTCCGGAACTCCGGGAGGGTGCTCACCCGGGGGCAGCTCATCGATCGGGTCTGGGGGGCGGACTACGTGGGCGACACCAAGACCCTCGACGTCCACGTCAAGCGGCTGCGGGCCAAGATCGAGCCCGACCCGTCCACCCCGGTGCACCTCGTCACCGTGCGCGGGCTGGGCTACAAGCTCGAGCCGTAGCGCGGCCTGTCCTGGCGTGATCATGGAGCTACCGGGGTCGTGACGGCTCGCCAACCCCGGTAGCTCCATGATCACCGCGCGCCGGGCGGGGTCGTTGTGGCGCGTGCGAGCAGCCGGTGGACCCGGGAGACGAGCAGGGCGGGTTCTCTCCGGACG contains these protein-coding regions:
- a CDS encoding YbjN domain-containing protein yields the protein MSRPGVTALAATIETTLTVRELEFTRPRPELFVVTLPGEAKLTTTCMLTLGAHGLRVEAFVCRQPDENHVGLYAFLLRRNRKLFGVSYTIDRSGDVYLVGRIALESVTEAELDRVLGQVLEAADGDFNTMLELGFATSIRREWAWRSKRGESLRNLAAFAHLVEADRAGGGPTDQ
- a CDS encoding SDR family NAD(P)-dependent oxidoreductase → MTAVAHRPTAVVTGASSGIGEATARVLAAGGFHVVVAARRLDRLQALAAEIDGTALELDVTSDASVAAFAAALGDVSVLVNNAGGAKGLATVAEADLDDWRWMWETNVLGTLRVTKALIPRLVASGDGLIVTITSIAAVETYDNGSGYTAAKHAQSALHRTLRGELLGQPVRITEILPGMVETDFSLVRFHGDAERAATVYEGITPLTANDVAEVVGFVASRPSHVDLDTIVLKPRAQASAMRAHRV
- a CDS encoding AMIN-like domain-containing (lipo)protein, encoding MADTAEQVGEASGSSALVTSVRVVPQPGYDEVVLELSGDPGAVPGFRVGYVDTPVGDPSGRPVAVEGSAYLQVLVSGVLGVDDASADVSPSGPLPVSGEVVTQVVAGASFEGLHQFFVGLDAQRSFRVRASADPGRVVVQILTP
- the mshA gene encoding D-inositol-3-phosphate glycosyltransferase, translating into MIPTSTTRAGRPRRVAVLSVHTSPLEQPGTGDAGGMNVYVLQTALRIAQRGTEVEIFTRATSSAAPPVVQAAPGVLVRNVVAGPFEGLDKNELPAQLCAFTAGVLRAEARQEQGYYDLVHSHYWLSGQVGWLARDRWRVPLVHTAHTLARVKNAALAEGDPPEPKVREIGEQQVVDEADRLVANTPAEAEQLVRLYGAEGSRVDTIAPGVDLDRFRPGDRAASRARLGIAPDETVLTFVGRIQPLKAPDVLLRAAAELRARTPGHRLRVLVVGGPSGSGLGQPAALVGLAQSLGITDVVTFLPPQPPAELVHVYRASDVVAVPSHSESFGLVALEAQACGTPVVAADVGGLGVAVADGVTGLLVGSHRTADWADALARLTDAPVLRERLAAAAPGHAAGFSWDRTADALLETYARATMPVRSPAPVRPRSLRQLRRTPGAQPGAQQPGDRPAGAPQSAAHA
- a CDS encoding response regulator transcription factor yields the protein MTRVLIVEDEESLADPLAFLLRKEGFETAVATDGPAALAEYDRGGADIVLLDLMLPGMSGTDVCKQLRLRSGVPVIMVTARDSEIDKVVGLELGADDYVTKPYSSRELIARIRAVLRRGVESEDGPDLDPGVLEAGPVRMDVERHVVVVSGQTITLPLKEFDLLEYLLRNSGRVLTRGQLIDRVWGADYVGDTKTLDVHVKRLRAKIEPDPSTPVHLVTVRGLGYKLEP
- a CDS encoding phosphoglyceromutase, with protein sequence MSTGTLVLLRHGESEWNALNLFTGWVDVALTEKGVGEAIRGGELLREHDLLPDVLHTSLLRRAISTAHLALDAADRLWIPVRRDWRLNERHYGALQGKDKKQTLAEFGEEQFMLWRRSYDTPPPAIERGSEFSQDADPRYAHLEDGPDGGPLTECLADVVARLLPYWESAVVPDLRAGRTVLVTAHGNSLRALVKHLDGVSDEAIAGLNIPTGIPLRYDLDDDLRPVTAGGTYLDPSAAAAAADAVAHQGR
- a CDS encoding sensor histidine kinase, translated to MTVVGSVLLAIAATALGVVIGLVVLPSLRARRAEAVRARTGLTVSEVLDRVVESSENGIAVVDRFGDVVLCNPRAEELGVVHERRMDARAWTAVQRVFATREPVEVVLGADARPGRAPMAVIGLARPLGSDDDRFVVVEAADESERVRLDATRRDFVANVSHELKTPVGAMALLAEALLESPEDPEVVRHFASRILHESTRLGSLVTELIALSRLQGAEALPQLDVVDVDDVVAEALRRSDLSAEAAGIAVTVDRPSGLEVKGDRTLLVTALSNLVENAIAYSPAGSPVSVSRALRTDHVEVSVTDRGIGIPLEHQERVFERFFRVDPARSRVTGGTGLGLAIVKHVAANHDGGVRLWSRPGTGSTFTLRVPVHTEDVDDEAPPPRLVSTDGSTNRSRNGEPR
- a CDS encoding alpha/beta fold hydrolase; translated protein: MDTVSRDGTLISYLERGRAGAPPLVLLHGWAQSADCWGEEVLDGLSAGHHVLAPDLRGHGRSGAPAGGYDDPTAWAADLDAVLAAAGVREPPVLVGWSYGGLVACDWLRSGGGGAGGVAAGLVLVGAVTGLGRGRAGGRVGAAMRAAVPDGLSEDPALAVPALAGFAGALTTDGPRVQALLGASLATPPRVRAALFARTCDSDDVLAGFGGPSVVLHGTADAVVDVSAGRHAADLLPAVRTSWWEGSGHAPFVEDPQRFVAEVLAVRAS